TTGAAGACCTTGAACATCGCGCCGTCGAGATCGGTCGGTACGCGCACCGCCTCGACGAACTCGCCGGGCATGCGGTCCTGCCGGCCATAGGCGACGAAGAAGCTTTCCAGCGGGATCGTCCGCCGGATCTGGCCCTTGCGCAGCACCAGTTCCGCGCCCAGCGCGATCAGGGCCGGCGGCATGTCGCCGATCGGCGAGCCGTTGGCGATGTTGCCGCCGATCGTGCCGCTGTTGCGAACCTGGGTCGACCCCAGGCGGCGCATCATGGCGCCGAGGTCGGGATAGAGTTCGGCCAGCGTCTCCAAGGCGTCGACATAGCGCACGCCCGCCCCGATCCGCAGCCAACCGTCCTCGCGGGTGACGGTCTTGAGCACTTCGACCCGGCCGATGTCGATCAGAGTCTCCAGCGGCTTACGCAGCTTGGTGACCCACAGGCCGATGTCGGTGGCCCCGGCCACGATCACCGCGTCAGGATGGACTTCATAGGTCGCGGCCAATTCGTCGAGGTTCAGCGGCGCGAACCAGCGGCGCGTCAGGCCGGCGATCGGGTCGGCATAGTCAAGGCTCAGGGCCTCGTCGCGCTTCAGCGTCGCCAGCTTGTCGGCCACATCCGGCGCGACCTCGGGCGCGATCGCCTCCGCCGCCGCGATGATCGCGCCATAGCCGGTGCAGCGGCACAGGTTTCCCGCCAGCACCTCGTCGACCGGCGCGGCCGTGCCCTTGGCCGCGACGGCTCGGCCGTACAGCGACATCACGATGCCCGGCGTGCAGAACCCACATTGTGATCCGTGATGCTCGACCATCGCCGCCTGCACCGGATGGGGCTCATCCTTTGCCAGGCCCTCGACCGTGATCACCGCCTTGCCGTCCAGCATCGGCACGAACTGGATGCAGCTGTTGACAGCCCGCCAGGTGGTCGCCCCCTGCCCGTCCAGTTCGCCGACCAGCACCGTGCACGAGCCGCAGTCGCCCTCGGCGCAACCTTCCTTGGTCCCCGTGCGCCGCAGGTCGCCGCGCAGATGCTCCAGCAGCGTACGGGTGGGATCGACGCCCTTGGCCTCGACCACCTCGCCGTTCAGCAGGAAGCGCACGACCGCCATCAGCTGCCTCGGTAGGTGGAATAGGCGAACGGCGAGACCAGCAGGGGCACGTGATAGTGCTGGCTGGTGTCGGCAACCGCGAAGTCGATCACCACCACGTCCAGGAACGGCGGATCGCTGACGGCCGCGCCCGAAGTTTTGAAATAGTCGGCCACCGCGAACTCCAGCCGATAGCCACCGGCGGCCAGGGCGTCGCCCTCGACCAGCCGCGCCCGGCCGTCGGCGTCGGTGCGGACTTCGCCCAACAGCGCGACCGCCCCATCCTGCCGACGTGACACCCGCACGGCGACGCCGCTCGCCGGGCGTCCGGCGGCGGTATCGAGAATATGGGTGGTCAGGCCGCTCATGCGCTCTTCATCCTCGGCTCCGCGTCGGCGGACAGTCTAAACCCTTGCTCCCGAAACGGAGCATCTTCCGGCGATGCTGAAACCGCCACACCGGCAAGTCCAGCCGCCTGTCCCGCTGGGCGATCGATGAGGCCAAACCGCCTTGCCTTGTGGCGGCGAGCGCTCGTCGGATGGGCAATATATAAGTCTTTTATTACTTATTGAGCCAGTCAGGATCGCTCATGGCGCGCCCCGAACCGCAAAAAACGCCGCCGGACCTTGGGTAAGGTTGGAAATGCAGCGCCAACACCGGTAGCTAGGCCCTGACGGATCGCGCCTTCGACACCTTGGGGCTCGAGACCAGACGATCCGCGCCGCTTACACCTTGCGCAGTCACCGAGGACCGACCGATGGACGAGGATTTCCGTAAAGCCGCTCTGGACTATCACCGTCTGCCGCGGCCCGGAAAGCTGGCGATCGAGGCCACCAAGCGCATGGCCACCCAGCGCGATCTCGGCCTGGCCTACTCCCCCGGCGTCGCGGCGCCCTGCGAAGCCATCGCCGCCAACCCCGACCTGGCCCGGGACTACACCGCCCGCGGCAACCTGGTGGCCGTGATCTCCAACGGCACCGCCGTGCTGGGCCTGGGCAATATCGGCCCGCTGGCGTCCAAGCCGGTGATGGAGGGCAAGGCGGTCCTGTTCAAGAAGTTCGCCGGCATCGACGTCTTCGACCTCGAGGTCGACGCCGAGGATCCCGACCGCTTCATCGAGGTGGTCGCCGCCCTGGAACCCACTTTTGGCGGCATCAATCTGGAGGATATCAAGGCCCCGGAATGCTTCGTCATCGAGCGCAAACTGCGCGAGCGGATGAACATCCCGGTCTTTCACGACGACCAGCACGGCACCGCCATCGTCTGCGCCGCCGCCGTCCGCAACGCCCTGGTCGTGCAGGGCAAGACGCTGAAGGACATCAAGCTGGTCACCTCCGGCGCCGGCGCGGCCGCCCTGGCCTGCGTGGACCTGCTGGTGTCCATGGGCCTGCCGGTCGAGAACGTGACCCTGACCGACATCAAGGGCGTGGTCTATGCCGGCCGCGAGCCCGACATGCCCGAGAACATGGCTCGCTACGCCCGGCCGACCGACGCCCGGTCGCTGCCCGACGTGCTGCCCGGCGCCGACATCTTCCTGGGCCTGTCGGCTCCCCGCGTCTTCAAGGCCGAATGGCTGCCGCTGCTGGCGCCCAATCCGCTGATCCTGGCCATGGCCAATCCCGAGCCGGAGATCCTGCCCGAGCTGGTCGCCGCCCAGCGCCCCGACGCCATCATGGCCACCGGCCGCAGCGACTACCCCAACCAGGTCAACAACGTCCTGTGCTTCCCGTTCATCTTCCGCGGCGCGCTGGACGTCGGCGCCTCGGAGATCAACGAGGCCATGAAGGTGGCGGCCGTCGAGGCCATCGCCGAGCTGGCCCGGGCCGAGGCTTCGGAAGTCGTGGCCAGCGCCTATGGCGGCGTGGCCCCGATGTTCGGGCCCCAGTACATCATCCCCAAGCCCTTCGACCCACGCCTGATCCTGCAGATCGCGCCGGCCGTGGCCCGGGCGGCCATGGACAGCGGCGTCGCCACCCGGCCGATCGCCGACTTCGACGCCTATCAGGCCGAACTGGAACTGTTCGTCTATCGGTCGGGCCAACTGATGCGGCCCGTGTTCGAACGCGCTCGCAAGGCCACCAAGGCCTCGGCCGTCCGCGTGGCCTATGCCGAGGGCGAGGACGAGCGGGTGTTGCGCGCGGTGCAGACGGTGCTCGACGAAGGCCTCTGCCAGCCCGTGCTGATCGGCCAGCGCGAGACGATCATCGCCAAGGCCTCGGAAATGGGCCTGCGGCTCGACTTCGACGGCCGCGTCGAGATCCTCGATCCGGCCGCCGACAAGACGCTGTTCGCCCCCTTGGTCGAACGCTACCAGGGCCTGGTCAGCCGCCGGGGCGTGCCG
The window above is part of the Caulobacter soli genome. Proteins encoded here:
- a CDS encoding NADP-dependent malic enzyme — protein: MDEDFRKAALDYHRLPRPGKLAIEATKRMATQRDLGLAYSPGVAAPCEAIAANPDLARDYTARGNLVAVISNGTAVLGLGNIGPLASKPVMEGKAVLFKKFAGIDVFDLEVDAEDPDRFIEVVAALEPTFGGINLEDIKAPECFVIERKLRERMNIPVFHDDQHGTAIVCAAAVRNALVVQGKTLKDIKLVTSGAGAAALACVDLLVSMGLPVENVTLTDIKGVVYAGREPDMPENMARYARPTDARSLPDVLPGADIFLGLSAPRVFKAEWLPLLAPNPLILAMANPEPEILPELVAAQRPDAIMATGRSDYPNQVNNVLCFPFIFRGALDVGASEINEAMKVAAVEAIAELARAEASEVVASAYGGVAPMFGPQYIIPKPFDPRLILQIAPAVARAAMDSGVATRPIADFDAYQAELELFVYRSGQLMRPVFERARKATKASAVRVAYAEGEDERVLRAVQTVLDEGLCQPVLIGQRETIIAKASEMGLRLDFDGRVEILDPAADKTLFAPLVERYQGLVSRRGVPPAAAARRVTNRRTVSASMLLQAGHVDAALVGGAGDWWQHMTYVLPIIPKRENVGRVYALSALIIDNGTLFFCDTHVNVDPTAEQVAEMTLLAAESVRRFGLTPKAALLSHSSFGASNSPTARKMRDALAIVREKAPELEVDGEMHADAALSQALRDRLVHDSALKGSANLLVMPTLDAANIALTLLSAATEGLLVGPLLLGMSRPLHVLTPSVTARGIANMTALAVNQAAAEREHRLI
- the uraH gene encoding hydroxyisourate hydrolase, which produces MSGLTTHILDTAAGRPASGVAVRVSRRQDGAVALLGEVRTDADGRARLVEGDALAAGGYRLEFAVADYFKTSGAAVSDPPFLDVVVIDFAVADTSQHYHVPLLVSPFAYSTYRGS
- the xdhA gene encoding xanthine dehydrogenase small subunit, which encodes MAVVRFLLNGEVVEAKGVDPTRTLLEHLRGDLRRTGTKEGCAEGDCGSCTVLVGELDGQGATTWRAVNSCIQFVPMLDGKAVITVEGLAKDEPHPVQAAMVEHHGSQCGFCTPGIVMSLYGRAVAAKGTAAPVDEVLAGNLCRCTGYGAIIAAAEAIAPEVAPDVADKLATLKRDEALSLDYADPIAGLTRRWFAPLNLDELAATYEVHPDAVIVAGATDIGLWVTKLRKPLETLIDIGRVEVLKTVTREDGWLRIGAGVRYVDALETLAELYPDLGAMMRRLGSTQVRNSGTIGGNIANGSPIGDMPPALIALGAELVLRKGQIRRTIPLESFFVAYGRQDRMPGEFVEAVRVPTDLDGAMFKVFKLSKRFDQDISAVCGAFNIRIVDEVVTGARIAYGGMAGTPKRAVACEAALVGQLWNRTTIHAAVEALADDFAPLSDARASAAYRALTAGNMLRKVFIESARPDLETRVETWPLGAAHG